GTCTCTGTCCCTCTGGCAGGCGGCCCGGCGGTCTGCCTGTGCCTCTCGGCCCGCTCACTTGTCCGTTCGCATTTGTCTACGTCCGCTGGTTTGTCCAACGCTCTTTGTCCTCTGTCTGCCTCTTCGGCCGGCGTCCGTCGGTCTGCCGTCCTCCCCTGCATCGCTCTGCGCCCGGTCTCTGCCTCCTTCGGTCCGGCTCACGGACTCCTAGCAGGTCCCCAGCGCCCCCTGGGCcccagagtgggggtggggtgggggtgggaggaagcccCGGCGCACCCCTCCCGCGCTCGGGGGAGGTGGGTGCCGGCCGGCACCGACCGCTGGGCCACACTTCAAGTTGGGAAACCAGGAATTGCGGGAGGTTCGTGTGGGGGACAGTGCTTGGTCGCTGGGGTGCGGGACCCGGGGCGCCAGCCCCTGTTCCTTGGCTGCAGCCAGTGTAGGGGAGGGGCTCCCGCCAGACCCGGCTGCGAGGCCCCTTAGTTCCGgttcccagcccctctccctccctctcccctccttaaATCCGAGGTTCGGTCGGGCGGCCCCTCCCCCTCTGGCCCCACACAAAGAGACGCTGAGAGGGAGCGGGACTCCAGTGGCTGCTGGATCTCAGGACTTGCTTTCCTTTGTCCCTGAGTGTGGGTGTTGGGAGGGGCGTGGGGCGAGAGCTGGGGATCGGGAGAGAAACTTCACAGCCATTTCCTGAGAGTGAGATCAGCGCGCGCAGGCTGTAGAGGGGTCCCTGGACACatctgccctctctgggcctccttgTCCCAACtgtggagagaagagagagagagtgtgtgtgtgcttgtgtgtgcgtgtgtgtgcacgcgcagGAGGAGGAATCAAGCTGGTCCCTGAATCCCTCTCGGCCCAGTGGATTCAAGGTTTGGGCCGGGCTCACCCACAAGGGCTCGatgcctggggaggggggagggacaGCTGCTTTGCAGTTGACCAGATTTCCACCTGGTTGCACCTGGAGACACAGGCCCTGCTGGGCTGGCCTGGCGGTCGGGGATGTGGAGAGGCAACCTGCCAACCCTCTGTGCCTTGGTCTCCCCATCTGTAAGTTGAGGACGATGACAGTGCCTCCCTCACAAAGCTGTTGGAAAGATTAAATGGGATGGGGATGGAACACAGCTCCTGGCATCCAGTGAGTGCTCACTGTGGGAGCTGTGGTGATGACTGAGGAAAGGTGGGTGGAGAATTCCATTTGGAGACAATGCAGAGCCAAGTGCTGGTCTCTGAGTCATAGAATCCTGCAATGCTGAGCCCAGGCAGGTCTGCTCAAACtttcagtttacagatgagaaaactgtggcCCAGATGGGTCAGCTGACTTGCCTAACGTAGCACAGTGAAAGGGCGGAGTCAGGATCAAAGCTGATTCCTGGCCCAGGCTTCTGCCCACACCTTCCCTCGCTTCCCCACATCCTGGttccctggggacagggctggccCAGGGTAGAATTGGGAGGTAACTTAGTGAGTATCTAATGTCCACAAGGGACCTGCCCCTCCCTTCAGTGTCCTCTTCTTGGGGTTCGGGCCTCTGACATTTACTGAGCGAGGTGCTGTCCCGAGCCCCTCACCCATGCCATCTCATGGGTTCTCCCTCCAGCCCTTTAACATCATTATCCCCTTTTACAGATAATTATACTAACAACAGCCACCGTTTACTGTGACCTTACTATAGGCCTAGCACTCATGGCATAGAGCTGTCCAGCAATGGCACAGGCCCAGCACTGTagtaagcactttatatatatataatctcctttcacttaatcttcacaaagACCCCAGTGGGGCAGTTAatgctattcccattttacagatgaggaaactggatcAGAGAGGGAAGGTGACTGCCACACAGCCACACAGCATTAAGTGGTGCAGTTGGGCACTACTGGACACCAATGACATCCTGTTTCAGTGAAGTTGCCTTACAGGAGGAAAGTTCtagttgggggagggggtcccTAGGCATCTTTAGGAGGAATGTTTTTGGGTACCTGGGTACGTGGGGAGACTTTTGTACCCTCCCAGCTGTGACCCATCTGCAGATTGTGCCTCTCAGCATTTGTACTGGGCTGAAGGTGAGTCCTGCCCAGATGGGGAGATAAGATGGGCCCACGGGGTTGGGGTCACCAGGCAAGCCAGCACATGGTGACTTGGCCGGTCAGCAAATATTTAGGGAGGGCCAAATATTTAGGGAGGGCCCTCTATGTGCGAGGGGGTGTGAAAAGCCTTTGGTCAGACTgattggatttgaatcctggctcatCTGTGTGACTGTGGAATGGGGGAAGTCACTTTGCCCCCTCCTTGTCTGCAAAGTGGAGAGAACAGTGGTGCCAGCCACTTAGTACAtcctgaggattaaatgggaCCGAGGCATGCAcatctacttatttattatttatttatttattgagacagagtctcgctctgtcacctgagtTAGGGTGCTGAGGTGTCAGtccagctcatagcaacctcaaactcctgggcttgagcaatcctcctgcctcagcctcccgaggagctgggactacaggcacgtggtACCATGCTcggctactttttttctatttttagcagagacggggtctcactcttgctcaggctggtcatgaactcctgatctcaagtgatcctcctgcctcggcctgctagagtgctaggattacaggcgtgagccacctcaacCAGCCCACATCTGCATATTTAGTGCAAAGCTGGCGTGCAGTGGCTGCACCATGGACACCCCAGAGCGGAGCATTGCTCAGGACCACCTGTGAGGAAGTGGTGAAGCTGGTGAAACCCGGGGCTGTCTGACTATACAGGCTGGGTTCTGAGCAACCCCACTGTCCTGCCCCAGGggtccatttcacagatgtggaaactgagtccCGTGGAGGGGAGAAGAGACTTGCTTAAGGTCTGATGGTAGAGCCAGTGTCAGGATCTGCATTCTTGGCACTGCATGGGGGAAGTAAGTGTGCCTTAAGAAGTTTCCAGCTGACCTCTTCTCTCCTGTTTTGACTAGTCCTGGGTGGCTCAGCCAGTTCATGAAGACTGTAAGGTGCATTCTTGCTggggctagttttttttttttttttttaagatagggtctcattctattgtccaggctagagtgcagtggcatcatcatagctcactgcaaccttaaactcctgggcttatgcaatccttatatatataatctcctttcacttaatcctcacaaagaCCCCAGTGGGGCAGTTAatgctattcccattttacagatgaggaaactggatcAGAGAGGGAAGGTGACTGCCACACAGCCAGGATCCttatgcaatccttctgcctcatcctgccaagtagctgagactccaggtgcctaccaccatgcctggctaatttttaaattttttgtagagatgggggtctcactatgtggctcaggctggtctcaaactcctggcctcaagtgatcctcctgctttggcctcccaaagtgctaggattacaggcgtgagctactacACCTGGcctttttgggtttttgtttttaaattgtggcaaaatatacataacttaaaattcatcattttaaccctttttaaaaagtcttcaagggattgcaatttattttaagagacagataTATTAAAAGTGGAGGTCTAACAAATACAGCTCTAGTAATATGGATCCTGAATGAATGGCACTGTTAGGAGGGAGTGGCGTCGGTGAACCCACACAATGGCAACTCTAGAATCTGTCCTCTTTCCTCATCTCGGCTCTCACCTGGATTACTGAAAACGGCCCCAGCTCTCTCTCCTTCCGGTTACTGCACCACGTGCTTGGTCTGCCTTCCATCCTGTGGCCAGAGTGTGTTTCTAGAGCGCACACCTGATGTCATTCCTCTGCTTTCACAATGGCTTCTCACTGCCTCCAGGTTAAAGTCCAGACTCCTTGGCGCGGCCTGCAGGGACCTTGGTCACCACTGCTCCTACCTCTCAGCTTCTCTCGCCCTTTCAGCCACCCTGGAAATACAGCGTCCTGTAGCTTTGCAGGCGTCATTCCCTTTGCTGGGAGTGCCCTTCTCTCCTCACCTAGCCGACTTCCTGCTCTTCCTTGAAAATTTCCTGCcccttcctttttattctttggtgAAACATGCATAACATAGAATGtaccattttaagcatttttaggTGTGGTGTTAAGCATATTTACGTTGTTGTatgaccatcaccaccatccatctccagaacttcttCATCTTCCTGAGCCCGAAACTCCCATGAATCAGTCACTGCCCAGCCCTGGTTACCACCGTTCTACcatttttctctatgaatttgaccaccctaggtacctcatgtaagtggggTCATACAAAgtgtgttcttttgtgtctggtttatttcacttagcacaatgtcctcaggGCTCATGCATGTGGTAGCACGTGTCAGAACTGCCTTTCTTTTTAAGGGGGAATAATCTTCCATGGTAGGTGCACagcacattttgttcatccatccatcagtggacacttggCTCGTTTGGCTGTTGttaccttttggctactgtgaataatggtACCATGAGCATGGGTGTGTAAATGTCTGTTTGAGCCCCTGCTTCCAGTTCTTTTCcatgtatacccagaagtggagggccagtttctttctttttttcttttctttctttctttctttctttctttctttctttctttctttctttctttctttctttctttctttctttctttctttccttccttccttccttccttccttccttccttccttccttccttccttcctccctccctccctccctccctccctccctcccttccttccttccttccttctccctcccctttcctcccctttcccctttacctttcctttcctttcctttcctttcctttcctttcctttcctttcctttcctttcctttcctttcctttcctttcctttcctttcctttcctttcctttcttttcttttcttttcttttcttttcttttcttttctttcagagtctcactttgttgctcaggctagattgagtgccatggggtggctcacagcaacctcaaactcctgggctcaagcaatcctgctgcttcagcctcccaagtagctgggactagaggtgtgccacaacaccctgctaatttttctatttttggtagagacgaggtctcactcttgctcaggctggtctcaaactcctgagctcaagccatccgcccacctcagcctcccagagtgctaggattacaggcgtgagccaccgcgccagacCAGGGCCagtttgttttaaggaaaaaactcaaaaaactgtGACTCCAGCCCTCAGCTCCCTCTCTTCCCCATCTGGTGTCCAGGAGAGAGTCTAACGACCTCTGTCCCTGGCTCCAGGAAACCAGGAGAGTGTGAGAGCCTGTTCACAGCATACCAAACCACTCAGGGTCCCAGAGCTGTCTGGCTTGCCTGGGGAAGCAGTGAGCTCTTTGTGGTTAGCAGTGTGCAAGCAGCAGAGCTCGGCTGGCTGCTTTCTGGGTGATTCGGCACTGGAGCAGACTGGGTTGGCTGAATGCCAAGGAACCTTACAGCTTTAAGACTCAGAGACTCAGGGCTTCTTAAATTCCATGTTCTCCATTCCGAGAGCCTGGCTGGTGCTAAGATTCAGCCACCGTCGGTGTTCTGGTGCTTTCCGTCGCTGCCTTTCCCCTGAGTGCTTGAGAGGTGAAGGGAGCGCGGCTGCAATCTTGTGCGGGACTGGTTTTATAGTCTGTCTTGGCCTTTCCCACTGCAGCGGGAGCATCAGTCCAAGACTTCAACTTTGTGCCTCTGTAACATTCTGTGGGACGAACGGGCTGCCACTTGTCCCCGTgtgttggacatttaggttatttgcAGTTTCTcgggattccttttttttttctattcatacaTGGAAGACAGAGTTTTTTTGGGATTCTAAATAAGCTCACAAAACCTAAAGCTTTTTGCctactttagtttttttcttatttttgttgtgttttttgtttttttttagagacagggtcttgcttctgtcacccaggctggagtgcagtggcatgatcatagctcactgtagccttgaactcctgggctcaagcgatcctcctgcctcagcctcctgagtagctgggactacaggtgtgagccaccatgcctggcaggttttttctttatttaaaacctttaattttgtatttataaaatcagcttaattgaagtataatttatatacaattaaaTGTTCCCAAGTTAAGTGTTACCTATGTATTTGCCCCATTCAGCAGAGAAATCCCTGTTATGGAGCACCATGATGTATTGATGGGCGttttgttattttcagttttccccTATTGTTTCCCCGTTACAATGAGTGCCACAGTGGACTTCCACGTatttgtgcatgtgcacatgtctGCCCTTACTCGCATGGGCTAGTTCTTCTGTAGGAAGAGGTCCTTCTAGCTGTTCCAGAGGTGGAATGAATGGATCCAAGTGCATGAACATTTCCAAAGATGCTGTGCAAACAGCTGGGAGCTGGTGTGTGTTTCCCCTCCTTGACCTGGTCCCTCTGGTTGCTGGCAAGGCCCTTggaaaaactgaggttcaggtaACAGGAATACCTGGATTTTGATCTTGAAGAGCCAGAGTGAGTTGAAAGGCCAAGCTCCCTGGAAGTGGAACAGTTCTTTTGTGTCTCAAATGGAAGTGGTAAGAAGCCACAGTCAGGATGTGACCAGGCAGTGGGCACCTGGCCCCCAAGGTCAGTCCCATTGGCCTCCCCTGGTTTTCTCTGGGCTTGGAGGGATTGTTTTCATCATGGGATGTTTTTAAGTCAAATTAGTGGGCTGGGAAGTAGTGTCGCTCTGTGGTTCTCATGACAGGACCTGACCCTTAGTGCACACAGACCTGCATTTGAATCGCAACTCCTTGGCTTATTTGCCATGTAACCTTAGTTGTGTCACCTATCTCAGTTTCTCTATTTATAAATGGAAGGTTATAACACACTTAAGTCATAGCATCAGTGAGGCTTACTGTAGATAAGGTGCTTGGGACTGAGTAACCCTTCATAAATAGTAGCTATCACTATTATTACTTGCATCTCAGCACTGTTattgacttgctgtgtgacctcaggtaagtttcttaacctctctggtctCAATTCCCACATATGTAAATGGGACTAATAACCTGCTCTGACAACCAGAATGTTCTTTATAgtctacaaaacatttttctggCCTTTCTTATCCCCTCACCTACCAAAGACGGCCATggatgggaggcaggagggcttGGGCTGGCAGCTGCGGAGTGTAGCCAGAAGTTGCTGGATGGGTGGACTGTTTTGATTTGAACCAAAAGGAATCATTTCATTTCCTGAGCATTCCATTTAGCATCCATGTGGGTGAGAGGTGGGTAAGAAAGAGCATTTCTAGTCTGGGAGAGACAGGAAAGCACCTACACCCGAGCACAGTGTGCCGTGTGCCTTGTGACCAGTCCGGAAGGAAGGGCAGGGGCCCCAGAGGAGCAGGGGCCCTTGTCACCCTGCTCTCTGCAAAGCTGATCTTTCAACCTGAGGTCATTTTGTCCGTCAGCTGTCACCCCTTGAGTGTCCGCCCATTGCTCTTGGATGAAAACCGGGGTCCCGTTCCTGGCTGTGGTCCCCGTGTGGTCTGCCTGTCCCACCTCACGCTCACCCCTCGTTGCCCACAAACGGTCTTCTTTCCATTCCTCAAATGCCCCAGCCTCTGTCTGGAACTTTCTTTCCTCCCCTGGGTCTAGCAGTGCCTCCTCATCCCTGTGCTCTCAGCTTAAACGTCATTTCTTCAGGGACGGCTTCCCGACACGCCCAGCCTGTTCGCAGCGCTCCGTGACGCGTGCAATTACCTGCTCAGTGTCCTTCCTGCCCGGGGGCTGCAGGAGGCCGGGGCTCGCGTCTCTTGCTTTCTAGGCTCTCAGATGCCCAGGTGGGGAGTTGGGGCGGTCTCGGGGAAGACACTTTGCCAGAGGCATCTGGATGTGAGGCCTGTGAACCGGGCCCCCAGAGGCCCGAGTCTCCTTTTCGGGGCAGCAGCTGTGAACTGTGCGGCGACGGCAGCCCCTGCACGATCTCGGCCAGCGCCGGGGACGCGCGGGTGGCAGCTGGGGCCGAGCACTCTGCAGAGGGAAAGGGTTGCACTGCCACCTGCTGGCCCGGACTGGCATAGCCCCAGAGCTCGAAATCTCCATTCATTCAGCTGATGTTTATTACGCGCCTGCTGCTTTTTGTGGTCTTAGCTGTGTCTGGTACTATGCCAGACACTTTATCCTCCTTCAACAGAGAGTCCCtaagctcctactatgtgccaggcgctgtgccagTACCCCAGTGAACCAAACACAGGACTCCCTGCCCTGCTGCAAGGAGGGGGCAAACATAAGCAAACTATAAAGCCTATTAGGTGATAGTAAGTCCCACGGATAAAAACTaagtggggaaggggaagggcgtCCAAGGGGGTTAAATTTAGATTTCCATTTCATCCTCCAACTGCTGTGTGAGGAGCAGGCACCACTAGGACTCCTGCTTTCCAGGAGAGgacagaggttcagagaggtcgAGTGAGTTGTGTAAGGTCACACAGGTAATCAGTGAcaactgatttttattaaaaCCACTCTGAAAGTGAGAAAAAGTGTGACCCCAGCTGTCACTCTCTCTGAAGCCACGGTGTCTCTTGGGCTAGATCCAGGCTTGAATCTGGTCCTGGGGCCTACTGGCTGCGTGCCTACGTGACCCAGCCTCCCCCTGGGGCGTGAGCGTTGAGCGGGGGCGTCTGGGGAAGAGCGGGCTCCGCCTCGCCAGCTCAGGCAGACTGGAGACGCTGGCGGTGCTGCGTGCCTGGGTCGGGGGCAGAGGCCGAGGCCGAGAGTAAGGGTGCCGTCCCGCCCTCCTGCAGGCGTCCTGCCTCTGCGGCTCCGCGCCCTGCATCCTGTGCGGCTGCTGCCCCTCCAGCCGCAACTCCACAGTCACTCGCCTGGTCTTcaccaccttcctcctcctgggcgTGCTGGTGTGCATCATCATGCTGAGCCCTGGCGTGGAGAGTCAGCTCCACAAGGTGAGCGGCTGGGGAGCGGCCTGCGGGGCCTCCGACTAGAGGGCCCGGCTCGGGTTGCAGCTGGCCAAGAAGACCTGGCAGGAGTGTTTGGGCGCACCCACGAGCTGAGGTTGGAAGCGGGAGGAGGGCTTGGACCCCACAGGGCGTTCTTGTTTCTCACAGGCTGTGGTCCCCTTGGAAGATCGTGTTAGTCATTATTGCCCCTTTAGACACCAGCCTAGGGATGCTCTTCTCTGCacacacccttttttttttttttattgagacggggtctcgctctgttgcccaggctagagtgccgtgacatcagcctagctcacagcaacctcaaactcctgggctcaagcgatcctcctgcctcagcctcccgagtatttgggactacaggtgcacaccaccacgcccggctaatttttctatttttagtagagacagggtctcactcttgctcaggctgctttcaaactcctggcctcaagcagtcctcctgcctcggcctccgaaagtgctggggttacaggcggcGGCCACTGCCCCTGGCCACTCTTCTCCCATTTAATGCCCAAGCCCAGGTTGGGGCTCCTACCTCTTCCTCCTATCTCAGCATTTCACAGCCTGGCACAGACCCTGGGTGACATTTAGGCCAGTGGCTCTCACCTTTTGGTGTGTGTCAAGGCGCGAATCCCTGGGGAGTTTGTAGAAATGCAGATTATTGGACttcagggaggtgggaggagagccGACCTGGAAAGACCTTGGAAACTCTGTTCCCTGGGAGGGCCTGGATCCGTTTTCCCATCTCAGGTGGCTCTGGAGCAGGTGGCGGGCAGCACACTGCAGGACCTGCCGGAGGGTGCAGTGTGCTCCTGAGCCCGCGGGGACATGACGGAACAGACGGCGACAGGGCGGAGCTGCACCGTCGCTGTCCGGAGCTCCCTCAGGGCTTCGGCCCCGACAGGTGGGGCCTTCATGCTGCTCCTTCTGTGTCCACAGCTGCCCTGGGTGTGTGAGGAGGGGGCTGGCGGGACCCTGGTCGTCCTGCAGGGCCACATCGACTGTGGCTCCCTGCTGGGCTACCGCGCCGTCTACCGCATGTGCTTCGCCATGGCcgccttcttcttccttttcaccCTGCTCATGGGCTGCGTGCGCAGCAGCCGGGACCCGCGGGCCGCCATCCAGAACGGGTGAGGGACGGGGCCCTGCCTGTACCTGGTCCCTTCCCCCGTGGCTTTCCCACTCCTCCGCCGTCTCCAGGGATCTCCAGACCCCAGCCTCAGACTCAAGAGCCCCTCGGAGGGTGCAGCACAGAGCACAGCTCATTAGTTAtacccatttctcagatgaagaaataaagctCAGAAAGGGCAACAGCAAGCCTAAAGCCACACAGCACTTTAGTGACACAGTAGGGCTGGAACCTGGGTGACCGCCCTCACCCTGCTTggtccttccctctgtcccttaGGGCTTTTTCCAGGGCCAGGACAGACTTTCTGTGCCCGTCAGACCTTCAGACAGTCCATCCTCACCACTCCCAGTACCTGCTCTTTGTGGGTGGGGGCTCTGGGGCCAGCCCTGgtctgtcccctgtccccactcaGCTTCCTTGTGTGCTTCCTTGACCCCCCCGCCATAGGTTTTGGTTCTTCAAGTTCCTGGTCCTCATTGGCATCACCGTGGGTGCCTTCTACATCCCCGACGGCTCCTTCTCCGACAGTAGGCGGCTCGGGGGAGGGCAGGGTACCGTGGAGCGGGAGGGGCGTCTCAGGGCGGGAGCACAGTGGGGCTGCTCTTCGCCCTGACACACAGGGGCCGACAGCTGGCCGGGTCCCTGCCCCCACCTAGGAGACGGCACCGTGGTGCTCGGCTTGTTGCCTTTGGGCAgcgaggttgggggtggggtccCGCCCTGCCACCCCGCCACCCTGTCACCCTGCCACCCCATGCGCATCTGCGTGTGTGTCGAGGGCGGGACTGTCCCGGGCATGGCACCCATGCTGACTGGTTGAGTCCATGTGAGTGAGGGGGAGACCACGGGGAGTGTGCCTGCCCCACATCCCCGAGCTGCTGTCCCCGCGGCCAGACCTTCTGCcttgctcccctctccccaccagtCTGGTTCTACTTTGGCGTCGTgggctccttcctcttcctcctcatccagCTGGTGCTGCTCATCGACTTCGCGCACTCCTGGAACCAGCGGTGGCTGTGCAGGGCCGAGGAGCGCGACTCCCGCGCCTGGTACGCAGGTGGGTGCCTCCACGCGGGCGGCGTGGGCAGGCTGGGCTgccgggggggaggggggggccctggggctggaTAAAAGCTGGGGCATCCTGGGGCGGCTTCGGGGGGTCAGAGGAGAGCTGACTCGGAAGGGCCTTGGAGGGGCCTGCAGGGCGGGCCAGCGTGTGCGAGGCCCCAGTGGTGCCCAGACCTACTTCAAGTGACACCCGGGCACTGACACCCAGGCAGGGCAAGTCCCCGTGTCTCTTTCGCCCTTCTGAATACGCGAAGAGGAAAGGCTCCCCGTGCGGTGTGGTTCCCACGCCTCGCTCACCTTGCCCTGCCCCAGGCCGGAGGGCTGCCCCGTGAGTCCCCTGAAGGAGGGGTCCCTGTGCCTCCTGCCCCGGCCCACCCCTCGCTGCCCCTCCCGCCCAGGCCTCTTCTTCTTCACCCTCCTCTTCTACTCGCTGGCGATCGCGGCCGTGGTGCTGCTGTTCATCTACTACACCCAGCCCGACGCCTGCTACGAGGGCAAGGTCTTCATCGGCCTCAACCTCACCCTGTGCGTCTGCGTGTCCATCACTGCCGTCCTGCCCAAGGTCCAGGTGAGCATGCACGCCTCTCCcggcctgggccccacccctcGGTGTGTGGGGCTTCTTGTAGGAACCGGTGTCCTGGGGCGGGGACTGTCAGTCGCAGGGGCTTGGGTTAAGTGTGTGGGCTCCCAGGTCAGCCTCTGCTAGTTAAGAGGCATGGCTCTTGCATCTGTGTGCTGGGTGTCTTTGGGAAAGtgccttaacctctctgtgcttctctcTCCTCGAATGAAAATGAGATTAATAAGACCTACTATTTGAAGTTGTTCTCAGAATGGAGGTCCTATTTGTGAGCACTCAGCATGCCTGGCATATAGATATCCATCAATCATTAGCCATTAGTAcagttattactgttatttttggttttatgcaAATCAGGAGAACAGGTCAGGGAGAGTCACTGAGAATCCCTAAACATCCAGGAAGTGGTgttggggggcaggcaggggaaaAGAACGTGGTGTTGGCAGATGCAGTGCCACTGTTCCCAGTCCAGAACACCTGGGATAATGGGCGGGGGCGCCCAAAGCCAGTGTTCTTCAGAAAGTGCCACGCACCACTTCGAATGCGTGGCTCTTCAGTGTGGGATCTCGATAGCAGGGTTCAAAGGTCGCTTAGGTAGTCTTTGGGGGCCTTTagcagaaaggttggggacctcccTTCTGGACAGAGAGCCTCATTTCCCAGTGAGAAagttgaagcccagagagggagaTGCCACTGTCCCAGGTCAC
This region of Microcebus murinus isolate Inina chromosome 2, M.murinus_Inina_mat1.0, whole genome shotgun sequence genomic DNA includes:
- the SERINC2 gene encoding serine incorporator 2, which encodes MGACLGACSLLSCASCLCGSAPCILCGCCPSSRNSTVTRLVFTTFLLLGVLVCIIMLSPGVESQLHKLPWVCEEGAGGTLVVLQGHIDCGSLLGYRAVYRMCFAMAAFFFLFTLLMGCVRSSRDPRAAIQNGFWFFKFLVLIGITVGAFYIPDGSFSDIWFYFGVVGSFLFLLIQLVLLIDFAHSWNQRWLCRAEERDSRAWYAGLFFFTLLFYSLAIAAVVLLFIYYTQPDACYEGKVFIGLNLTLCVCVSITAVLPKVQDAQPNSGLLQASVITLYTMFVTWLALSNVPDQKCNPHLPTRLSNETVLAGPHGYETQWWDTPSIVGLIVFILCTLFISLRSSDHQQVNTLMQTEECPPILEQQQQVVACDGRAFDNEQDGVSYSYSFFHFCLVLASLHVMMTLTNWYQPGETLKMVSTWTAVWVKICASWAGLLLYLWTLVAPLLLPNRDFS